In Malus sylvestris chromosome 15, drMalSylv7.2, whole genome shotgun sequence, a single genomic region encodes these proteins:
- the LOC126602756 gene encoding uncharacterized protein LOC126602756, with translation MTNSKDTTTTTNQGSSAEGQQPRNENVSSNVTGAAPTTPPSTHAPTPTPTPPHSTGQVNAGGGDGGFLRSSGTPPVRTHLTTGHFNVGGYATGGSSVTPPGPNKGSPGHGSPSPSRGTSTPRRGSPSGGRRTPSRGSKSPPSGRGSPSSLGRGSSPAAGNISQIGGSSFTPVRVEISLGGRLAAAGSMAVGGQLGKRKAEVKAPEGMTPTCPVCNRSDFSSWKALFGHQRSHPERPYRGAFPPPGQQQGEASNAANVREARDVEEDNEGRGGIDLNMPPPDDDDDDVTDDNRDSGDSGGGAEA, from the exons ATGACTAACTCCAaggacaccaccaccaccactaacCAGGGCTCCTCCGCAGAGGGACAGCAACCCCGTAACGAGAACGTTAGTTCCAACGTTACTGGGGCTGCTCCTACTACTCCACCAAGCACTCATGCTCCGACTCCTACTCCTACTCCTCCTCATAGCACTGGTCAAGTTAATGCGGGAGGAGGGGATGGCGGGTTCCTAAGGTCCTCTGGAACTCCTCCTGTTCGTACTCATCTTACCACTGGCCATTTCAATGTTGGAGGGTATGCTACCGGAGGGTCCTCTGTGACTCCTCCCGGGCCCAACAAAGGATCTCCAGGCCATGGATCTCCCTCTCCTAGCAGGGGGACATCCACACCAAGAAGGGGCTCACCCTCTGGTGGCCGGAGGACTCCTAGCAGGGGATCAAAATCTCCTCCTAGCGGGAGAGGATCACCCTCTTCTTTAGGAAGAGGGTCCTCTCCTGCAGCGGGAAACATCTCTCAAATTGGTGGGAGTAGTTTCACTCCCGTCAGGGTTGAAATCTCTTTAGGAGGGAGACTTGCCGCAGCGGGGAGCATGGCCGTGGGTGGCCAGCTGGGCAAGCGTAAAGCCGAGGTCAAAGCCCCTGAAGGAATGACCCCGACTTGCCCCGTGTGCAATCGATCGGATTTCAGTTCGTGGAAAGCATTGTTTGGGCATCAGCGTAGCCACCCGGAGCGTCCCTATAGAGGCGCCTTCCCACCCCCAGGACAGCAACAAG GGGAAGCAAGTAATGCTGCAAATGTGCGCGAGGCTAGGGATGTGGAGGAGGACAATGAAGGCCGTGGTGGAATTGACCTAAACATGCCCCCAccggatgatgatgatgatgatgttacTGATGACAACAGGGACAGTGGCGacagtggtggtggtgctgaGGCCTAA